The Eurosta solidaginis isolate ZX-2024a chromosome 4, ASM4086904v1, whole genome shotgun sequence genome includes a window with the following:
- the LOC137248688 gene encoding collagenase-like → MKFLIAWSLLICIASAFEIRGTRNIQRERFGSMVQKAVVSSRITNAQTAAVNQFRYQAGLSIYDGEKYKLCGGSLISKEWVLTAAHCTLTAVVVFVYLGSITCYDPSTRLRVDRCNIIVHSEYNTETAINDIALINIPNVRRSAAIYPVSLPRRASRYSAYVDETAVASGWGRTSDRSTSNSPILQYASFKVISNEVCAGIYGSSFIDNGKICTATVNRIGVCNGDSGGPLVLESSNIQIGILSFYSDYGCEADIPAGYTRVTSYLDWIEAYTNLII, encoded by the exons atGAAATTTTTGATAGCTTGGTCGCTCCTAATATGCATCGCCTCGGCGTTTGAAATTCGGGGAACTAGAAATATACAACGTGAACGTTTTGGGTCTATGGTGCAAAAGGCAGTTGTAAGTTCACGTATAACAAATGCTCAAACGGCTGCTGTTAATCAATTTCGTTATCAAGCTGGTTTGTCGATTTATGATGGTGAAAAGTATAAGTTGTGTGGTGGATCTCTAATAAGCAAAGAATGGGTGCTGACGGCTGCTCATTGTACTTTAAC TGCTGTGGTGGTGTTCGTATACTTAGGCAGCATCACATGCTATGATCCCTCTACACGCCTGAGGGTAGACAGATGTAACATTATAGTTCATTCCGAATACAATACGGAAACTGCTATAAATGATATAGCTTTGATTAATATTCCAAATGTAAGACGTTCAGCTGCCATTTACCCTGTGTCCCTACCAAGACGTGCTTCACGCTATTCCGCTTACGTTgatgaaactgcagtagcctctGGATGGGGTCGTACCTCTGATAGATCCACATCGAATTCACCTATTTTACAGTATGCCAGTTTTAAAGTCATCTCGAACGAAGTATGTGCTGGAATATATGGTTCATCTTTTATCGATAACGGAAAAATTTGTACTGCCACTGTCAATCGTATTGGAGTTTGTAATGGTGATTCTGGTGGCCCATTGGTGTTGGAATCTTCCAACATTCAAATTGGTATATTATCTTTTTATTCGGACTATGGATGTGAAGCTGATATACCAGCTGGATATACTCGTGTTACTTCCTACTTGGATTGGATTGAAGCATATACGAatcttataatttaa